The following proteins are encoded in a genomic region of Maribacter hydrothermalis:
- a CDS encoding fumarylacetoacetate hydrolase family protein, which translates to MKIYNTHSGILVEHEAKFYLLPHDNWDEFINDDDIIKNTKTKLTKEKSIKDAASIIENGVKAPVQSQEIWASGVTYYNSKLGREEESKEAGGSSFYARVYEADRPELFFKATPQRTVGQGGVVRIRKDSTWNVPEPELTLVITSSGKIVGYTIGNDMSSRSIEGENPLYLPQAKTYDGCAAIGPCVLLIDGPLPNETKIRLVIKRKGVTVFDKNIGIDQIKRKFGDLVEYLYRECTFPNGSLLMTGTGIIPPGDFTLSMGDEIEISIEGIGTLKSTVG; encoded by the coding sequence ATGAAAATATATAATACCCATAGCGGAATATTAGTAGAACACGAAGCAAAATTTTATTTGCTGCCTCATGATAATTGGGATGAATTTATTAATGATGATGACATCATTAAAAATACCAAGACTAAACTAACTAAGGAGAAGAGTATAAAAGATGCAGCTTCTATTATAGAAAACGGGGTAAAAGCGCCAGTTCAAAGCCAAGAAATTTGGGCAAGTGGTGTTACTTATTACAACAGTAAATTAGGTAGGGAAGAAGAATCAAAAGAAGCTGGCGGCAGTAGTTTTTATGCAAGAGTGTATGAGGCTGACCGACCAGAGTTGTTTTTTAAGGCAACTCCACAAAGAACGGTAGGGCAAGGCGGAGTAGTTCGAATTCGAAAAGATTCTACCTGGAATGTGCCCGAGCCAGAATTGACTTTAGTAATAACCTCATCTGGTAAAATTGTTGGCTACACCATTGGTAATGATATGAGTTCTAGGAGTATAGAAGGTGAAAATCCTTTGTACTTACCACAAGCTAAAACATATGATGGTTGTGCAGCTATAGGGCCATGTGTTTTGTTGATAGACGGTCCTTTGCCAAACGAAACTAAAATAAGATTGGTCATTAAACGAAAAGGGGTCACGGTATTCGATAAAAATATTGGTATTGACCAAATTAAACGCAAGTTTGGCGATTTAGTAGAATACTTATATAGAGAATGTACTTTCCCTAATGGTAGTCTACTAATGACGGGTACTGGTATTATACCTCCTGGTGACTTCACCTTAAGTATGGGGGACGAAATAGAAATCTCAATTGAGGGTATAGGAACCCTAAAAAGCACGGTAGGCTAA
- a CDS encoding IlvD/Edd family dehydratase, with the protein MDKKKKLRSSEWFGGNDKMGFVHRSWLRNQGYPDDYFEGKPVIGICNTWSELTPCNGHLRDFAEVVKRGILEAGGFPLEFPVMSLGETIMKPTTMLFRNLASMDTEESIRANPLDGVVLLTGCDKTTPSTIMGACSVDLPTIVVPGGPMLSGRFRGEKIGSGSMNWMIKERQEIGGYSADDIKEAEVCVARSIGHCNTMGTASTMATMCEALGLTLPGFSSIPAVDSRKKLFAQLSGRRIVEMVKEDLTLSKILTRKAFENSIITNAAVGGSTNLIIHLTAIAGRIGVDLKLEDFDYIGSKVPLLVNLKPSGKYLMEDFFYAGGLPVVMKELKPMLRKGAITVNGKNITDNYENEVCYDRDVISSLETPFQKESGIAVLKGNLCENGAVIKPSAATPRLMKHRGEAVVFESMEDYHERIDNPDLVIDENSVIVLKGVGPKGYPGMPEVGNVDLPKKLLAKGITDIVRISDGRMSGTAAGTVVLHVSPESTIGGTLALVQNGDMIELDVVNRSLHLDVDLEELLKRKREWVTPEPLAKRGYVKMYINHVQQADKGADLDFLVGGSGSKVERDLH; encoded by the coding sequence ATGGATAAGAAAAAGAAATTACGAAGTAGTGAGTGGTTTGGTGGTAATGATAAAATGGGTTTTGTACACAGGTCGTGGTTAAGAAACCAAGGCTACCCAGATGACTATTTTGAAGGTAAACCCGTAATTGGAATCTGTAATACTTGGTCAGAGCTAACACCGTGTAATGGTCATCTTCGGGATTTTGCCGAGGTTGTAAAAAGAGGAATTTTAGAAGCAGGAGGGTTTCCTTTGGAGTTTCCCGTAATGTCTTTAGGAGAGACTATTATGAAGCCCACTACCATGCTATTTAGAAATCTGGCTAGCATGGATACCGAAGAATCTATTCGTGCCAATCCGCTAGACGGCGTAGTTCTATTGACAGGCTGTGATAAAACAACACCTTCAACCATAATGGGTGCTTGCAGTGTTGATTTGCCTACCATAGTTGTTCCTGGAGGACCCATGTTAAGTGGTCGTTTTAGAGGTGAGAAGATAGGCTCAGGTTCCATGAACTGGATGATTAAAGAGCGACAAGAGATAGGAGGATATTCTGCAGATGATATTAAAGAAGCAGAAGTCTGCGTTGCTCGTAGCATTGGCCATTGCAATACAATGGGTACAGCATCAACAATGGCAACTATGTGTGAAGCATTGGGCTTAACACTACCAGGCTTTTCTTCGATACCTGCAGTTGATTCCAGAAAAAAATTATTCGCGCAATTATCTGGTAGGCGAATAGTAGAAATGGTGAAAGAAGATTTAACCCTTTCGAAAATACTAACAAGAAAAGCTTTCGAAAATTCTATAATCACAAACGCCGCAGTTGGGGGGTCAACAAATCTTATTATTCACTTAACTGCGATTGCAGGAAGAATTGGAGTCGATTTAAAATTAGAGGATTTTGATTATATAGGTAGTAAAGTGCCATTACTTGTAAATTTAAAACCATCCGGAAAATATTTAATGGAAGATTTCTTTTATGCCGGTGGTTTACCTGTGGTTATGAAAGAATTAAAACCAATGCTGCGTAAAGGTGCCATAACTGTAAATGGTAAGAATATTACTGATAATTATGAGAATGAGGTCTGTTATGATCGCGATGTCATATCCTCTTTAGAGACTCCTTTTCAAAAAGAATCTGGGATTGCAGTTTTAAAAGGAAATCTTTGTGAAAATGGTGCGGTAATTAAACCATCTGCCGCGACACCGAGATTAATGAAGCATAGGGGTGAGGCTGTTGTTTTTGAGAGTATGGAAGATTACCATGAACGAATAGATAACCCTGATTTAGTAATAGATGAGAATAGCGTTATAGTGCTTAAAGGAGTAGGGCCAAAAGGTTATCCAGGAATGCCCGAAGTAGGTAATGTAGATTTACCCAAAAAATTATTAGCGAAAGGTATTACGGATATTGTTCGTATATCAGATGGTAGAATGAGTGGTACAGCTGCAGGAACGGTTGTTCTGCATGTTTCACCAGAATCTACAATTGGAGGTACATTGGCATTAGTGCAGAATGGCGATATGATTGAGTTGGATGTTGTAAACCGTTCATTACATCTGGACGTTGATTTAGAAGAACTTTTAAAGAGAAAAAGGGAATGGGTTACTCCTGAACCTTTAGCAAAACGCGGTTATGTTAAAATGTATATTAATCATGTGCAACAAGCCGATAAAGGTGCAGATTTAGACTTTCTTGTTGGTGGGTCAGGATCAAAAGTAGAACGTGATTTACATTAA
- a CDS encoding NAD(P)/FAD-dependent oxidoreductase, whose amino-acid sequence MNLSYWEQTSWFSNIDFTIVGSGIVGLNCALELRYKYPKARILVLEKGILPQGASTKNAGFACFGSISEILSDLKTHSEQEVIDLVRDRYNGIKSLRNLLGDSAIGYEKNGGHELFLNKDDELFEYCSDNIGKINQLLEPVFKKNAFVLTSNSFNFKQVNSNYISQVFEGQIHTGEMMKSLLQLALQKGIVILNATAVDSFEDIGNKVSIKAKEFEFFSNKLLVATNGFASQLLPENVKPARAQVLITKPIQGLKVKGTFHLDEGYYYFRNIDNRILLGGGRNLDFNTEETVKFGNTALITNKLEELLRKVILPNTEFEIDYGWSGIMGVGQQKKPILKQLSHNVACGVRLGGMGIAIGSTIGKKLANIFS is encoded by the coding sequence ATGAACCTTAGTTATTGGGAACAGACATCTTGGTTTTCGAATATAGACTTTACAATCGTTGGTAGTGGTATTGTAGGCCTAAACTGTGCATTAGAATTAAGGTACAAATATCCAAAGGCACGCATTCTTGTTTTAGAAAAGGGAATTTTGCCACAAGGAGCAAGTACCAAAAATGCCGGCTTTGCTTGTTTTGGTAGTATATCTGAAATTTTATCGGACCTAAAAACACATTCAGAACAAGAGGTTATTGACTTGGTTAGAGATAGATATAATGGTATAAAATCCCTACGAAATTTATTAGGTGATTCCGCTATTGGATATGAAAAGAATGGTGGTCATGAATTGTTTTTAAATAAGGACGATGAGTTATTTGAATATTGTAGCGATAATATTGGAAAGATAAATCAGCTGTTAGAACCAGTTTTTAAAAAGAACGCTTTTGTACTAACTAGCAACAGTTTTAATTTTAAACAGGTAAATAGTAATTATATTTCTCAAGTTTTTGAAGGGCAGATACATACAGGTGAAATGATGAAATCACTTTTACAGTTGGCATTACAAAAAGGCATTGTTATTTTAAATGCTACTGCAGTGGATTCTTTTGAAGATATAGGGAATAAGGTGAGTATAAAAGCTAAGGAATTTGAATTTTTTAGCAATAAATTGTTAGTAGCTACTAATGGCTTTGCTTCACAATTATTACCTGAAAATGTTAAGCCAGCAAGAGCTCAAGTACTCATAACTAAACCAATTCAAGGGCTTAAAGTAAAAGGGACTTTTCATTTAGATGAGGGCTATTATTATTTTCGAAATATTGATAATCGTATTTTATTAGGAGGTGGTAGAAACTTGGATTTTAATACAGAGGAAACGGTAAAATTTGGGAATACGGCATTAATAACAAATAAATTAGAAGAGCTTTTAAGAAAGGTTATTTTACCAAATACAGAATTTGAAATTGACTATGGTTGGAGCGGAATTATGGGAGTGGGACAGCAAAAGAAACCAATTTTAAAACAGCTTAGCCATAATGTTGCTTGTGGAGTACGATTGGGAGGTATGGGTATTGCCATTGGATCAACCATAGGTAAGAAATTGGCAAACATATTTAGTTAG
- a CDS encoding 3-oxoacyl-ACP synthase, producing MKEIEELKILKDKAYDYCVCYVSERLKRIQHQINELETALTSETKSSAGDKHETGRAMIQLEREKLGQQLSELEKTQQLLSKVPRNKAFQAVGLGSLVVTDFYIYFISISSGEFKYNSKSIYCISAGTPIGKLVFGKSEGDIFHFNNKPIKILTIH from the coding sequence TTGAAGGAAATTGAAGAACTTAAGATTTTAAAAGATAAGGCATATGATTATTGTGTATGCTATGTAAGCGAACGATTAAAGAGAATACAACATCAAATAAATGAACTCGAAACTGCCTTAACTTCTGAAACAAAGAGTAGTGCTGGTGATAAACATGAAACAGGCCGAGCTATGATTCAATTAGAGCGAGAAAAACTTGGACAACAATTATCAGAATTAGAGAAAACCCAACAATTACTTTCTAAGGTACCAAGGAATAAAGCTTTCCAAGCCGTTGGTTTAGGGAGTTTAGTAGTAACCGATTTTTATATATATTTCATTTCTATATCCTCAGGAGAATTCAAATACAATTCAAAATCTATTTATTGTATTTCAGCCGGTACCCCAATTGGCAAATTAGTTTTTGGAAAGTCCGAAGGCGATATTTTTCATTTTAACAATAAACCTATAAAAATTCTAACAATTCACTAA
- a CDS encoding GntP family permease — protein sequence MEIFYLLLAVIAIIILTTKLKIHAFLALFIISILYGIFAGMPYNEIIISINEGFGGTLGKIGLIIVLGVIIGAFLENTGGAFAIAEKVLKIIGRKRVPTAMGIIGYIVSIPVFADSGFMLLHPLNKSLSKKAKISIAGPAIALGLGLMASHTMVPPTPGPIAAAGILEADLGLVIAFGFPTSIVALVVGILFAKKYASKTYIEPEVEDAMEAEKEIKDSPSALKSSIPILIPILLIVLKSILNPTKTGLDNGFIDFFNFVGEPVISLLIGIFLCLLLPKKLNYDMLSSSGWVGKAIKDAASIILITGAGGIFGKILQNSGIANILGQTLTEYNMGIFLPFVLAAALKTAQGSSTVALVTTASIIMPMMSSLGFDSEIQKALVVIVIGAGSAVVSHANDSFFWVVTQMSGMNVNTGYRLFSIGSGLLGLTGAIAVFIFYTIFT from the coding sequence ATGGAAATTTTTTACCTTCTTTTAGCAGTTATTGCAATTATTATTTTAACAACGAAGCTTAAAATACATGCTTTCTTAGCACTTTTTATTATTTCCATTTTATACGGAATTTTTGCTGGCATGCCTTATAACGAAATAATAATATCTATAAATGAAGGATTTGGAGGCACCTTAGGAAAGATAGGACTAATTATAGTATTAGGCGTAATTATCGGTGCTTTTCTTGAAAATACGGGGGGTGCGTTTGCCATAGCAGAAAAGGTATTGAAAATTATAGGACGTAAACGGGTGCCAACAGCAATGGGTATTATTGGCTATATCGTATCTATACCTGTTTTTGCTGACAGTGGTTTTATGTTACTTCACCCTTTAAATAAAAGTTTGTCTAAGAAAGCAAAAATCTCTATTGCAGGACCGGCAATAGCATTGGGTTTGGGCTTAATGGCTTCACATACCATGGTTCCTCCAACGCCGGGACCAATAGCCGCAGCAGGCATTTTAGAGGCGGATTTGGGGTTGGTTATAGCTTTTGGGTTTCCTACAAGTATAGTGGCCTTGGTAGTAGGTATCCTATTCGCTAAAAAATACGCATCTAAAACTTATATTGAGCCAGAAGTTGAAGATGCAATGGAAGCGGAAAAAGAAATTAAAGATTCTCCAAGTGCGCTAAAATCATCGATACCAATTCTTATTCCTATTTTACTTATTGTTTTAAAATCCATACTTAATCCTACTAAAACTGGATTAGATAATGGTTTTATTGATTTTTTCAATTTTGTTGGGGAGCCTGTAATATCATTATTAATAGGTATATTTCTTTGCCTACTATTACCTAAGAAGCTAAACTACGACATGCTTTCTTCTTCAGGTTGGGTTGGTAAGGCAATAAAAGATGCTGCTTCTATAATTTTAATTACTGGTGCGGGGGGTATATTTGGAAAAATACTTCAGAATTCAGGTATTGCCAATATTTTAGGGCAAACCTTAACGGAATATAATATGGGCATTTTCTTGCCATTTGTATTGGCAGCAGCACTAAAAACTGCACAAGGTTCATCTACAGTAGCCTTAGTAACAACGGCTTCTATTATAATGCCAATGATGTCATCATTAGGTTTTGATTCTGAAATTCAAAAAGCTTTAGTTGTTATTGTCATTGGAGCAGGATCAGCCGTAGTATCACATGCAAATGACAGTTTCTTTTGGGTAGTTACACAAATGAGCGGAATGAACGTAAATACCGGTTATCGTTTATTTAGTATAGGCAGCGGATTACTTGGCTTAACGGGAGCAATTGCAGTATTTATTTTTTACACCATCTTCACATAA
- the arfB gene encoding alternative ribosome rescue aminoacyl-tRNA hydrolase ArfB, protein MNQEQILTELQFKAIRSSGPGGQHANKVSSKVELSFHIESTDGLTERQKKRALLKLGNKLSKEGLLILQCDESRSQHKNKELVIKRFFKLLEKALVIPKIRKKSKPTRSSIEKRLKSKKIASLKKVNRGKPDY, encoded by the coding sequence TTGAACCAAGAACAGATACTTACCGAGTTACAATTCAAAGCCATTAGAAGTAGTGGTCCTGGCGGTCAACATGCAAATAAGGTTTCTTCTAAAGTAGAATTGTCTTTCCATATCGAATCTACAGACGGACTTACAGAACGCCAGAAGAAAAGAGCGCTGTTAAAACTAGGAAATAAGCTAAGCAAAGAAGGCCTATTAATTTTACAATGTGATGAGTCTCGTAGTCAGCACAAAAACAAAGAATTGGTTATAAAAAGATTCTTTAAACTTCTAGAAAAAGCACTTGTAATACCAAAAATTAGAAAGAAAAGTAAACCTACCCGATCATCTATTGAAAAGAGGTTGAAGAGTAAGAAAATTGCTTCTTTGAAAAAAGTGAATAGAGGTAAACCAGATTATTAG